The following proteins are encoded in a genomic region of Necator americanus strain Aroian chromosome II, whole genome shotgun sequence:
- a CDS encoding hypothetical protein (NECATOR_CHRII.G8791.T4), with translation MEPKETLDAEPISVRELFRFASPRDVCYFAIGTGCALLGGAIQPFVLILGGWITTVYLSPEKKVGNDQFWNDVMLYVTCLGIAGTGAFVTSFLQSLFLHRGCLNVVDTIRNEYLSAVLRQDAAWFDVNPSGVITAQLNDSIARIQDGMGDKLGLLVRGFSMFFSSAIVCCLISWQVTLISLTIGPISAMTLAMLGKVNAVSISKAMKSLTVAATICEESVMNVRTVQSCNGQEQMTKVWMLWILPWTRRAPGGCSALRPHMMALLKARVSAAIIYHTIDQTTANDSKSRDLEKEIVAGHVVFDNVHFTYPTRDKAVLDGLSWEARAGEKIALVGPSGCGKSTSIALLTQLYQANNGRITIDGVDLHEMDVSALRKRIGIVQQEPQLFNGTIKENISLNREDVDDARIKRASETANATKFIEKLQNGFDTFIGPGGVTLSGGQKQRIAIARAIVTDPCILFLDEATSALDASNEKIVQTALEQAAKGRTTITIAHRLGAIKNVGKIFVIEQGKVVEAGSHSELLARNGTYAKLIRTQEFDDVIDDSGTSEKANDLPTEHRYNRSSVIFKKSEVATHPSMRSLATGCISSNYPTYPTNSKISSGLLMTYRSLEGSYLLALCSLIVAFVRALELPGLGLAYLCAFKALQMSEDTYWVYAIYAFLVSLGCGLLIWLSQCLSFFFSGWLGERVMDNLKIRVLRSLLHRPMCYFDSKETSPASCVASILQHSPNAMAALDYRFMTNLSNMFSSVIGICIAFSFSWHLGILGTALSSALLILALLNIRISYKCHEKMDREDSSAELAVEIVERARTIQLAAIEKGYLEKYHQQRLKSVLYDRRIGLVDSINFAITQSFVFFCDLSCYVLGTYLIYNGLYDTERVFFAFLGAQFSGWSIMYSAPYFPDLIKADGSARVLFEMVGEQSAKSYESGAQPAISGNVKLADVKFFYPARPDLNVINGLSLAAEHGESIALVGPSGCGKSTVVSLLQRFYEAQQGSVCIDDKKIDDINMCYLRSRVTLVGQEPVLFKGSILDNVMLGVDGCSREDAVAACHMANANKFIELLPEAYDTDVGEEGHLLSGGQKQRIAIARALIVQQALNDAKVDRTTIIIAHRLNSVQHCDRIFYIENGKVVESGTHTSLLQVNGKYARLSFLRMPLLTFVLCALTQLSILIPTMSMLFCSRLHRTKAGGSSSEDKGKDDMVLPPRVSFKENGEMVLDHRSEKSHRRSQRANGGESEPKNRKNGLHSSTL, from the exons ATGGAACCGAAGGAAACGCTGGATGCCGAACCAATTTCAGTGCGAGAGCTG TTTCGTTTTGCTTCTCCACGGGATGTGTGTTACTTTGCGATAGGGACAGGATGTGCTCTCCTTGGTGGTGCTATTCAACCATTTGTTTTAATATTGGGCGGATGGATCACAACCGTATATCTTTCGCCTGAGAAG AAAGTCGGAAATGATCAATTCTGGAATGATGTTATGTTATACGTCACGTGCTTGGGAATAGCTGGTACGGGCGCGTTCGTAACATCTTTCTTACAG TCACTTTTCTTGCATCGAGGATGCTTGAATGTTGTGGACACTATCCGCAACGAGTACCTAAGTGCTGTGCTGCGACAGGACGCAGCATGGTTTGACGTGAATCCATCTGGAGTCATTACAGCACAACTCAATGA CAGTATCGCTCGCATTCAAGATGGGATGGGTGATAAACTGGGTTTACTCGTTCGTGGATTCTCCATGTTCTTCTCGTCGGCAATCGTCTGTTGCTTGATAAGTTGGCAGGTTACACTTATTTCACTTACTATAGGACCAATCTCTGCAATGACACTCGCGATGCTCGGAAAG GTGAACGCAGTTAGTATCAGTAAGGCCATGAAGTCGTTAACAGTGGCCGCCACAATATGCGAAGAGTCCGTAATGAATGTAAGGACGGTACAGTCCTGTAATGGACAGGAACAAATGACAAAG GTTTGGATGCTATGGATTCTACCATGGACTCGTCGCGCACCGGGGGGATGTTCTGCTTTGC GCCCACATATGATGGCTCTACTGAAGGCACGCGTTTCCGCCGCGATCATTTATCACACTATCGACCAG ACGACCGCAAATGACTCGAAGTCGAGAGATTTGGAGAAAGAAATAGTAGCTGGTCATGTCGTCTTCGATAATGTTCATTTCACGTATCCTACAAGAGACAAAGCTGTACTAGAT GGACTGTCCTGGGAGGCTCGTGCCGGAGAGAAAATCGCACTTGTTGGACCAAGTGGTTGTGGAAAGAGCACATCG ATCGCTCTCCTCACACAACTCTATCAAGCGAATAATGGTAGAATAACCATTGATGGTGTTGATCTTCACGAGATGGACGTATCAGCTTTACGAAAG AGGATTGGAATTGTTCAACAAGAACCACAGTTATTCAATGGGACCATCAAAGAGAATATTTCACTGAACCGAGAAGACGTCGACGATGCTAGGATCAAAAGAGCGTCCGAAACTGCAAACGCCACtaaattcattgaaaaacttcagaat GGTTTCGATACGTTTATTGGACCTGGTGGAGTGACATTGTCTGGTGGTCAGAAGCAACGCATTGCCATCGCTCGCGCAATAGTCACTGATCCATGCATCCTCTTTCTTGATGAAGCGACAAGCGCTTTAGATGCTAGTAATGAGAAGATCGTTCAG ACTGCGCTAGAACAGGCCGCCAAAGGCCGCACAACGATCACCATCGCTCATCGTCTGGGGGCCATAAAAAATGTTGGCAAGATTTTTGTAATTGAACAAGGAAAAGTTGTTGAAGCAG GATCTCATTCTGAACTGTTGGCTAGGAACGGTACTTATGCTAAGTTGATAAGAACGCAGGAGTTTGATGACGTCATAGACGACAGCGGCACATCAGAGAAGGCCAATGATCTTCCAACAGAACATAGATATAATCG ATCATCAGTCATATTCAAGAAATCAGAAGTGGCAACACATCCATCCATGCGCAGCTTAGCAACTGGATGTATTTCTAGCAATTACCCCACCTACCCAACA aattccaaaatttctagCGGCTTGCTCATGACCTATCGCAGCTTGGAAGGATCTTATCTGCTCGCACTTTGTTCGTTAATAGTCGCTTTTGTTCGCGCTCTGGAGTTGCCCGGTCTTGGCTTAGCCTATCTTTGCGCTTTCAAGGCGCTTCAG ATGAGCGAAGACACCTATTGGGTCTATGCAATTTATGCGTTTCTAGTTTCGCTCGGCTGTGGGTTGCTCATATGGCTCTCGCAATGTTTATCG TTCTTCTTTTCGGGCTGGCTAGGAGAACGTGTAATGGATAATCTTAAAATTCGCGTATTACGATCACTGCTTCACAGACCAATGTGCTACTTTGACAGTAAGGAGACCTCACCAGCATCATGCGTGGCCTCCATCTTACAACACTCGCCAAATGCTATGGCC GCATTGGACTATCGGTTCATGACAAATCTCAGCAATATGTTCTCCAGCGTCATTGGTATTTGCATAGCTTTCTCCTTTTCGTGGCACCTCGGCATTCTAGGAACAG CGTTGTCTTCCGCGCTGCTCATACTTGCCTTGCTCAACATTCGAATATCTTACAAATGCCATGAGAAGATGGATAGAGAGGATAGCAGCGCAGAG TTAGCAGTGGAAATTGTCGAACGGGCACGTACTATACAACTAGCCGCCATCGAGAAAGGTTATCTAGAAAAATATCATCAACAACGGCTGAAATCTGTACTGTATGACCGGCGC ATAGGACTCGTCGACTCAATCAACTTTGCCATCACTCAGTCGTTTGTGTTTTTCTGCGATCTGTCATGTTATGTGTTAGGAACATATTTGATCTACAACGGGCTGTATGATACCGAAAGAGTTTTCTT CGCTTTTCTGGGAGCTCAGTTTTCTGGATGGTCGATAATGTACTCTGCCCCTTACTTCCCTGATCTGATCAAAGCTGACGGATCCGCAAGAGTTCTTTTCGAAATGGTCGGCGAACAGTCAGCAAAATCCTATGAATCAGGAGCACAACCG GCTATCTCCGGTAATGTAAAGCTGGCTGACGTGAAATTCTTCTATCCTGCTCGCCCAGATCTAAACGTAATAAACGGCCTATCGTTGGCTGCTGAACATGGAGAGTCTATTGCTCTCGTAGGTCCATCTGGTTGTGGGAAAAGTACCGTAGTGAGCCTGCTGCAGAGATTTTATGAAGCTCAACAAGGATCTGTG TGCATAGACgacaaaaaaatcgatgacATCAATATGTGCTACCTTCGGAGTAGAGTAACATTAGTAGGACAGGAGCCGGTGCTCTTCAAAG GTTCCATACTCGATAACGTAATGCTAGGCGTGGACGGCTGCTCTCGAGAAGATGCTGTTGCTGCATGTCACATGGCGAATGCTAACAAGTTCATTGAACTTCTGCCTGAA GCCTACGACACGGATGTCGGCGAAGAAGGTCATTTGTTGTCTGGAGGTCAGAAGCAGCGAATCGCTATTGCACGTGCGCTG ATTGTTCAACAAGCACTGAACGATGCCAAAGTTGACCGCACTACTATCATTATTGCTCATCGTCTAAATAGTGTTCAACACTGCGACAG aatcttctaCATCGAGAATGGGAAAGTAGTTGAAAGTGGGACTCACACCTCACTCTTGCAAGTCAATGGAAAATATGCTCGACTG AGCTTCTTGAG GATGCCACTTCTAACATTTGTATTGTGCGCTCTAACTCAGCTCTCAATTCTCATCCCGACAATGTCAATGTTGTTCTGCTCACGACTGCATAGGACGAAAGCG GGTGGATCTTCTTCAGAAGATAAAGGAAAGGATGATATGGTACTGCCACCACGAGTATCATTCAAAGAAAACGGAGAGATGGTGCTTGACCACA gaAGCGAAAAATCACATCGGCGATCTCAACGCGCAAACGGC GGAGAATCGGAGccaaagaatagaaagaatgGACTACATTCCTCAACACTCTAA
- a CDS encoding hypothetical protein (NECATOR_CHRII.G8791.T3), translating to MEPKETLDAEPISVRELFRFASPRDVCYFAIGTGCALLGGAIQPFVLILGGWITTVYLSPEKKVGNDQFWNDVMLYVTCLGIAGTGAFVTSFLQSLFLHRGCLNVVDTIRNEYLSAVLRQDAAWFDVNPSGVITAQLNDSIARIQDGMGDKLGLLVRGFSMFFSSAIVCCLISWQVTLISLTIGPISAMTLAMLGKVNAVSISKAMKSLTVAATICEESVMNVRTVQSCNGQEQMTKVWMLWILPWTRRAPGGCSALRPHMMALLKARVSAAIIYHTIDQTTANDSKSRDLEKEIVAGHVVFDNVHFTYPTRDKAVLDGLSWEARAGEKIALVGPSGCGKSTSIALLTQLYQANNGRITIDGVDLHEMDVSALRKRIGIVQQEPQLFNGTIKENISLNREDVDDARIKRASETANATKFIEKLQNGFDTFIGPGGVTLSGGQKQRIAIARAIVTDPCILFLDEATSALDASNEKIVQTALEQAAKGRTTITIAHRLGAIKNVGKIFVIEQGKVVEAGSHSELLARNGTYAKLIRTQEFDDVIDDSGTSEKANDLPTEHRYNRSSVIFKKSEVATHPSMRSLATGCISSNYPTYPTNSKISSGLLMTYRSLEGSYLLALCSLIVAFVRALELPGLGLAYLCAFKALQMSEDTYWVYAIYAFLVSLGCGLLIWLSQCLSFFFSGWLGERVMDNLKIRVLRSLLHRPMCYFDSKETSPASCVASILQHSPNAMAALDYRFMTNLSNMFSSVIGICIAFSFSWHLGILGTALSSALLILALLNIRISYKCHEKMDREDSSAELAVEIVERARTIQLAAIEKGYLEKYHQQRLKSVLYDRRIGLVDSINFAITQSFVFFCDLSCYVLGTYLIYNGLYDTERVFFAFLGAQFSGWSIMYSAPYFPDLIKADGSARVLFEMVGEQSAKSYESGAQPAISGNVKLADVKFFYPARPDLNVINGLSLAAEHGESIALVGPSGCGKSTVVSLLQRFYEAQQGSVCIDDKKIDDINMCYLRSRVTLVGQEPVLFKGSILDNVMLGVDGCSREDAVAACHMANANKFIELLPEAYDTDVGEEGHLLSGGQKQRIAIARALVRKPQILLLDEATSALDTQNEQIVQQALNDAKVDRTTIIIAHRLNSVQHCDRIFYIENGKVVESGTHTSLLQVNGKYARLSFLRMPLLTFVLCALTQLSILIPTMSMLFCSRLHRTKAGGSSSEDKGKDDMVLPPRVSFKENGEMVLDHRSEKSHRRSQRANGGESEPKNRKNGLHSSTL from the exons ATGGAACCGAAGGAAACGCTGGATGCCGAACCAATTTCAGTGCGAGAGCTG TTTCGTTTTGCTTCTCCACGGGATGTGTGTTACTTTGCGATAGGGACAGGATGTGCTCTCCTTGGTGGTGCTATTCAACCATTTGTTTTAATATTGGGCGGATGGATCACAACCGTATATCTTTCGCCTGAGAAG AAAGTCGGAAATGATCAATTCTGGAATGATGTTATGTTATACGTCACGTGCTTGGGAATAGCTGGTACGGGCGCGTTCGTAACATCTTTCTTACAG TCACTTTTCTTGCATCGAGGATGCTTGAATGTTGTGGACACTATCCGCAACGAGTACCTAAGTGCTGTGCTGCGACAGGACGCAGCATGGTTTGACGTGAATCCATCTGGAGTCATTACAGCACAACTCAATGA CAGTATCGCTCGCATTCAAGATGGGATGGGTGATAAACTGGGTTTACTCGTTCGTGGATTCTCCATGTTCTTCTCGTCGGCAATCGTCTGTTGCTTGATAAGTTGGCAGGTTACACTTATTTCACTTACTATAGGACCAATCTCTGCAATGACACTCGCGATGCTCGGAAAG GTGAACGCAGTTAGTATCAGTAAGGCCATGAAGTCGTTAACAGTGGCCGCCACAATATGCGAAGAGTCCGTAATGAATGTAAGGACGGTACAGTCCTGTAATGGACAGGAACAAATGACAAAG GTTTGGATGCTATGGATTCTACCATGGACTCGTCGCGCACCGGGGGGATGTTCTGCTTTGC GCCCACATATGATGGCTCTACTGAAGGCACGCGTTTCCGCCGCGATCATTTATCACACTATCGACCAG ACGACCGCAAATGACTCGAAGTCGAGAGATTTGGAGAAAGAAATAGTAGCTGGTCATGTCGTCTTCGATAATGTTCATTTCACGTATCCTACAAGAGACAAAGCTGTACTAGAT GGACTGTCCTGGGAGGCTCGTGCCGGAGAGAAAATCGCACTTGTTGGACCAAGTGGTTGTGGAAAGAGCACATCG ATCGCTCTCCTCACACAACTCTATCAAGCGAATAATGGTAGAATAACCATTGATGGTGTTGATCTTCACGAGATGGACGTATCAGCTTTACGAAAG AGGATTGGAATTGTTCAACAAGAACCACAGTTATTCAATGGGACCATCAAAGAGAATATTTCACTGAACCGAGAAGACGTCGACGATGCTAGGATCAAAAGAGCGTCCGAAACTGCAAACGCCACtaaattcattgaaaaacttcagaat GGTTTCGATACGTTTATTGGACCTGGTGGAGTGACATTGTCTGGTGGTCAGAAGCAACGCATTGCCATCGCTCGCGCAATAGTCACTGATCCATGCATCCTCTTTCTTGATGAAGCGACAAGCGCTTTAGATGCTAGTAATGAGAAGATCGTTCAG ACTGCGCTAGAACAGGCCGCCAAAGGCCGCACAACGATCACCATCGCTCATCGTCTGGGGGCCATAAAAAATGTTGGCAAGATTTTTGTAATTGAACAAGGAAAAGTTGTTGAAGCAG GATCTCATTCTGAACTGTTGGCTAGGAACGGTACTTATGCTAAGTTGATAAGAACGCAGGAGTTTGATGACGTCATAGACGACAGCGGCACATCAGAGAAGGCCAATGATCTTCCAACAGAACATAGATATAATCG ATCATCAGTCATATTCAAGAAATCAGAAGTGGCAACACATCCATCCATGCGCAGCTTAGCAACTGGATGTATTTCTAGCAATTACCCCACCTACCCAACA aattccaaaatttctagCGGCTTGCTCATGACCTATCGCAGCTTGGAAGGATCTTATCTGCTCGCACTTTGTTCGTTAATAGTCGCTTTTGTTCGCGCTCTGGAGTTGCCCGGTCTTGGCTTAGCCTATCTTTGCGCTTTCAAGGCGCTTCAG ATGAGCGAAGACACCTATTGGGTCTATGCAATTTATGCGTTTCTAGTTTCGCTCGGCTGTGGGTTGCTCATATGGCTCTCGCAATGTTTATCG TTCTTCTTTTCGGGCTGGCTAGGAGAACGTGTAATGGATAATCTTAAAATTCGCGTATTACGATCACTGCTTCACAGACCAATGTGCTACTTTGACAGTAAGGAGACCTCACCAGCATCATGCGTGGCCTCCATCTTACAACACTCGCCAAATGCTATGGCC GCATTGGACTATCGGTTCATGACAAATCTCAGCAATATGTTCTCCAGCGTCATTGGTATTTGCATAGCTTTCTCCTTTTCGTGGCACCTCGGCATTCTAGGAACAG CGTTGTCTTCCGCGCTGCTCATACTTGCCTTGCTCAACATTCGAATATCTTACAAATGCCATGAGAAGATGGATAGAGAGGATAGCAGCGCAGAG TTAGCAGTGGAAATTGTCGAACGGGCACGTACTATACAACTAGCCGCCATCGAGAAAGGTTATCTAGAAAAATATCATCAACAACGGCTGAAATCTGTACTGTATGACCGGCGC ATAGGACTCGTCGACTCAATCAACTTTGCCATCACTCAGTCGTTTGTGTTTTTCTGCGATCTGTCATGTTATGTGTTAGGAACATATTTGATCTACAACGGGCTGTATGATACCGAAAGAGTTTTCTT CGCTTTTCTGGGAGCTCAGTTTTCTGGATGGTCGATAATGTACTCTGCCCCTTACTTCCCTGATCTGATCAAAGCTGACGGATCCGCAAGAGTTCTTTTCGAAATGGTCGGCGAACAGTCAGCAAAATCCTATGAATCAGGAGCACAACCG GCTATCTCCGGTAATGTAAAGCTGGCTGACGTGAAATTCTTCTATCCTGCTCGCCCAGATCTAAACGTAATAAACGGCCTATCGTTGGCTGCTGAACATGGAGAGTCTATTGCTCTCGTAGGTCCATCTGGTTGTGGGAAAAGTACCGTAGTGAGCCTGCTGCAGAGATTTTATGAAGCTCAACAAGGATCTGTG TGCATAGACgacaaaaaaatcgatgacATCAATATGTGCTACCTTCGGAGTAGAGTAACATTAGTAGGACAGGAGCCGGTGCTCTTCAAAG GTTCCATACTCGATAACGTAATGCTAGGCGTGGACGGCTGCTCTCGAGAAGATGCTGTTGCTGCATGTCACATGGCGAATGCTAACAAGTTCATTGAACTTCTGCCTGAA GCCTACGACACGGATGTCGGCGAAGAAGGTCATTTGTTGTCTGGAGGTCAGAAGCAGCGAATCGCTATTGCACGTGCGCTGGTGCGTAAACCCCAGATACTGTTACTGGATGAGGCAACAAGCGCACTTGATACCCAGAATGAGCAA ATTGTTCAACAAGCACTGAACGATGCCAAAGTTGACCGCACTACTATCATTATTGCTCATCGTCTAAATAGTGTTCAACACTGCGACAG aatcttctaCATCGAGAATGGGAAAGTAGTTGAAAGTGGGACTCACACCTCACTCTTGCAAGTCAATGGAAAATATGCTCGACTG AGCTTCTTGAG GATGCCACTTCTAACATTTGTATTGTGCGCTCTAACTCAGCTCTCAATTCTCATCCCGACAATGTCAATGTTGTTCTGCTCACGACTGCATAGGACGAAAGCG GGTGGATCTTCTTCAGAAGATAAAGGAAAGGATGATATGGTACTGCCACCACGAGTATCATTCAAAGAAAACGGAGAGATGGTGCTTGACCACA gaAGCGAAAAATCACATCGGCGATCTCAACGCGCAAACGGC GGAGAATCGGAGccaaagaatagaaagaatgGACTACATTCCTCAACACTCTAA